In the genome of Flavobacterium panacagri, one region contains:
- a CDS encoding winged helix-turn-helix transcriptional regulator, which produces MDALYIINGKWRIPIVLALMEGNKRFSELQKEVNKITSKVLANELREMELNGFVIKKENEQSRSKTEYELTNYSTSLEPIIKSLRDFGTQHRQKIRNDASTAD; this is translated from the coding sequence ATGGACGCTCTTTATATCATAAACGGAAAATGGAGAATTCCCATTGTATTGGCACTCATGGAAGGAAATAAACGGTTTTCTGAACTTCAAAAAGAAGTAAACAAAATCACTTCGAAAGTTTTGGCCAATGAGCTGAGAGAAATGGAACTAAACGGATTTGTCATAAAAAAAGAAAACGAGCAAAGCCGTTCCAAGACCGAATATGAATTAACAAATTACAGCACTTCACTTGAGCCTATAATAAAATCATTACGGGATTTTGGTACGCAGCACAGACAGAAAATAAGAAATGATGCCAGTACCGCAGACTGA
- a CDS encoding OB-fold protein — MKRKKIAVLIAILLILVSAGIYFYYGFLFKEARNIESEIPEYTISASQLLTDYNTDPKKADSLYLNKTIEITGKATKETDSVITLENAVFCLFKEKVTPKQIHNKITIKGKCIGYDELFMEVKLDQCTLINKQNK, encoded by the coding sequence ATGAAAAGAAAAAAAATTGCCGTACTAATTGCAATCCTACTGATATTAGTTTCAGCAGGAATCTATTTCTATTACGGTTTTCTATTTAAAGAAGCCCGCAATATAGAATCAGAAATACCCGAATATACTATTTCAGCATCTCAATTACTTACAGATTACAATACCGATCCTAAAAAAGCAGATTCCCTATACCTCAACAAAACCATTGAAATAACAGGCAAAGCAACCAAAGAAACCGATTCTGTGATTACACTCGAAAATGCGGTTTTCTGTCTTTTCAAAGAAAAAGTAACACCAAAACAAATCCATAATAAAATCACGATTAAAGGTAAATGCATTGGATATGACGAACTATTTATGGAAGTCAAACTGGATCAGTGCACATTAATAAACAAACAAAACAAATAA
- a CDS encoding DUF5777 family beta-barrel protein gives MKKFLVPFCLFLVTMAYSQDDLLKSLDSTQTEESYSTATFKALQLVTLQTTKMPAKKEFYFVVSHRFGTVKDGFDSFFGLDNATTKLGGIYGVTDWLSVSLSRHTLNKMYETGLKYRVARQNDNFPLDIVGYSVADINTFLEKEQYPGLEFKHRMAYVQQVLISRKVSEKLSFELVPSFIHKNLYNPDIERDNQFSFGGGGRYKITKRLSVNLEYMHNFDKPDFYKNPLSVGLDVETGGHVFQLIFTNSQSMSESGYLTNAAGDWGKGDFFFGFNLYRVF, from the coding sequence ATGAAGAAATTTTTAGTTCCATTCTGCCTGTTTTTAGTGACAATGGCATATTCTCAGGATGATTTGCTTAAGAGTCTTGATTCTACTCAAACAGAAGAAAGTTATTCTACAGCTACTTTTAAGGCTTTACAGCTGGTAACCTTGCAAACCACGAAAATGCCTGCAAAAAAAGAATTCTATTTTGTAGTCTCACACCGTTTTGGAACAGTTAAAGATGGTTTTGACAGTTTTTTCGGGCTTGATAATGCAACAACCAAACTTGGCGGTATTTATGGCGTAACAGACTGGTTATCTGTCAGCCTTTCCAGACATACATTAAACAAAATGTACGAAACTGGATTAAAGTACCGTGTGGCAAGACAGAATGATAATTTTCCTTTGGACATTGTTGGGTATAGTGTTGCTGACATAAACACTTTTCTTGAAAAAGAACAATACCCGGGCTTAGAATTTAAACACCGTATGGCCTATGTACAGCAGGTTTTAATATCTAGAAAAGTGAGTGAAAAATTATCGTTCGAATTAGTACCATCTTTTATTCACAAAAATCTTTATAACCCAGACATAGAAAGAGATAATCAGTTTTCTTTTGGCGGTGGAGGACGCTACAAAATAACGAAAAGATTATCAGTGAATTTAGAGTACATGCACAATTTCGACAAGCCTGATTTCTACAAAAATCCGCTGTCTGTAGGTTTGGATGTCGAAACCGGCGGACACGTATTCCAATTAATCTTTACCAATTCACAGTCTATGAGCGAGAGCGGATACCTTACTAATGCAGCAGGAGACTGGGGCAAAGGAGATTTCTTCTTTGGATTTAACCTATACAGAGTTTTTTAA